From a region of the Limnochordia bacterium genome:
- a CDS encoding alpha/beta-type small acid-soluble spore protein has translation MSERLKYELAEELGFLDRVKDGDWGEITTRQAGLLVRQAIKRAEEEMAKKGKGK, from the coding sequence ATGTCGGAACGTTTGAAGTATGAGTTAGCCGAAGAACTTGGGTTTCTCGATCGAGTGAAGGACGGAGATTGGGGGGAAATAACCACCAGACAGGCTGGTCTTCTTGTACGGCAGGCAATTAAGCGTGCTGAAGAGGAGATGGCCAAGAAGGGCAAGGGCAAATAG